The Sphingobium sp. BYY-5 genome includes a window with the following:
- a CDS encoding HupE/UreJ family protein, giving the protein MFLAIRPPIPSRTMRRIALLLLGLALAFLSSTLWAHGVNENDKAFIEGASGINIIPYMYLGAKHMVTGYDHLLFLAGVIFFLYRLKDVGAYVTLFAIGHSTTLLLGVLLDIRANPFLIDAIIGLSVVYKAIDNLDGFKTWFGISPNPKAAVLIFGFFHGFGLATKLQELTLAKDGMIYNLISFNVGVELGQFMALTIILLLMNLWRMTSTFHRSAIVANAALMTAGFVLIGYQLAGYFTAGSIS; this is encoded by the coding sequence ATGTTCCTTGCGATCCGCCCCCCGATCCCATCCCGGACCATGCGGCGGATCGCGCTGCTGCTCCTGGGACTGGCTTTGGCGTTCCTGAGTTCGACGCTCTGGGCGCATGGCGTCAACGAGAATGACAAGGCCTTTATCGAAGGCGCGTCGGGGATCAACATCATCCCGTACATGTATCTGGGGGCCAAGCATATGGTCACTGGCTACGACCATCTGCTGTTCCTGGCGGGCGTCATCTTCTTCCTCTACCGGCTGAAGGATGTCGGCGCTTATGTAACCTTGTTCGCCATCGGCCACAGCACGACGCTGCTGCTGGGCGTGCTGCTCGACATCCGCGCCAATCCCTTCCTGATCGACGCGATTATCGGCCTGTCGGTGGTCTACAAGGCGATCGACAATCTGGACGGGTTCAAGACCTGGTTCGGTATATCGCCCAATCCCAAGGCGGCGGTGCTGATCTTCGGCTTCTTCCACGGTTTCGGCCTGGCGACCAAGTTGCAGGAGTTGACACTGGCCAAAGATGGAATGATATACAATCTCATAAGCTTCAATGTCGGCGTCGAGCTGGGCCAGTTCATGGCGCTGACGATCATCCTTCTCCTCATGAACCTGTGGCGCATGACTTCGACCTTTCACCGCAGCGCCATCGTCGCCAACGCCGCGCTGATGACCGCAGGCTTCGTCCTGATCGGCTATCAGCTTGCCGGCTATTTCACAGCCGGTTCTATTTCCTAG
- a CDS encoding DUF4198 domain-containing protein, with amino-acid sequence MAFKRLATAAIGAVTLAAMTVPADAHGIWFAQRARQLALIYGVGADDLDAVKRLPLVKTITGYDSDWAPVNTSLRAAGVIPVVDSDEPVAAVAAIMDYGYWSKTPDGEWHNKGRDEVPNATLAEHNFKYAVHLTQVPTKPVPLFEGHMLQIVPVGIDIPQKMGAPMKVRVYYKGQPIAGATVMQDYVNDPDEAAPAKTGADGTATITLRNQGINVLMAIYVGQTTDKKVDHEEYRASLSFVLPHLPE; translated from the coding sequence ATGGCTTTCAAACGCCTTGCTACGGCCGCCATCGGCGCCGTCACCCTTGCCGCCATGACCGTTCCAGCGGATGCCCACGGCATCTGGTTCGCGCAACGGGCGCGACAACTGGCGCTGATCTATGGCGTGGGCGCCGATGACCTGGACGCGGTCAAGCGCCTGCCACTGGTCAAGACCATCACCGGCTATGACAGCGACTGGGCGCCGGTGAACACGTCGCTGCGCGCGGCGGGCGTGATCCCGGTCGTGGACAGCGACGAACCGGTCGCCGCCGTCGCCGCGATCATGGACTATGGCTATTGGAGCAAGACGCCCGACGGCGAATGGCACAATAAGGGCCGCGACGAAGTACCCAACGCCACACTGGCCGAGCATAATTTCAAATATGCCGTCCATCTGACGCAAGTCCCGACCAAGCCGGTTCCGCTGTTCGAAGGCCATATGCTGCAGATCGTGCCGGTGGGCATCGACATCCCCCAGAAGATGGGCGCGCCGATGAAGGTGCGCGTCTATTACAAGGGCCAGCCAATCGCGGGCGCAACCGTGATGCAGGATTATGTCAACGATCCCGACGAAGCCGCGCCCGCCAAGACCGGCGCGGACGGCACCGCGACCATCACGCTGCGCAACCAGGGCATCAATGTGCTGATGGCCATCTATGTCGGCCAGACGACCGACAAGAAGGTGGATCATGAGGAATATCGCGCCTCGCTATCCTTCGTCCTGCCCCATCTGCCGGAATGA
- a CDS encoding aldehyde dehydrogenase family protein, whose translation MDREYRMLIDGELVPGVSQFDVVNPATAESFASCPKADEALLERAIAAAKRAQPAWAAVPVEERAALVLKLADTLEARIGEFASLLTREQGKPLDQAGYEIMGSVFTLRAFAAMRVEPKVLKDEGGNRVVEHRTPLGVVASITPWNFPLILLMNKLGPALVTGNTMVAKPAPTTPLTTLLFGELAQAILPAGVLNIVCDQNELGPLMTGHKDIAKVAFTGSTATGKKVMASSAGTVKRVTLELGGNDAAIVLDDVDARKVAHKVYQGAMTNAGQICVAVKRAYVPAPMYDDFCDELAKLAKEAIVDDGAKQGTTIGPVQNKMQFDKVSALIADAKQRGTVLAGGEPLNRPGYFIAPTIVRDLDEDAPLVREEQFGPVLPVLKYDDIDDVIARANDSDYGLAGTVWGKDVARATEIAMKIDTGTVWVNQHLAIDANIPFRGVKQSGLGGELGEAGLLEYTQAHIVNIVALEDA comes from the coding sequence ATGGATCGGGAATATCGGATGCTGATCGACGGCGAGCTGGTGCCGGGTGTCAGCCAGTTCGACGTGGTGAACCCGGCGACGGCCGAAAGTTTCGCATCCTGCCCCAAGGCGGACGAGGCGCTGCTGGAGCGGGCGATCGCCGCCGCAAAGCGCGCGCAACCGGCATGGGCGGCCGTGCCGGTGGAGGAGCGCGCGGCGCTGGTCCTCAAGCTGGCCGACACGCTGGAAGCGCGGATCGGCGAGTTTGCCAGCCTGCTGACGCGCGAACAGGGCAAGCCGCTGGACCAGGCGGGGTATGAGATCATGGGCAGCGTCTTCACCCTGCGCGCCTTCGCCGCGATGCGGGTAGAGCCGAAGGTGCTGAAGGATGAGGGCGGCAACCGGGTGGTGGAGCATCGCACGCCGCTGGGCGTCGTGGCCTCCATCACGCCGTGGAATTTCCCGCTGATCCTGCTGATGAACAAGCTGGGGCCGGCGCTGGTGACGGGCAATACGATGGTCGCCAAGCCTGCGCCGACGACACCGCTCACCACATTGTTGTTCGGCGAGCTGGCGCAGGCCATCCTGCCGGCGGGCGTGCTCAATATCGTGTGCGACCAGAATGAGCTGGGACCGCTGATGACCGGGCACAAGGATATCGCCAAGGTCGCCTTCACCGGATCGACCGCGACCGGCAAGAAGGTGATGGCGTCTTCGGCCGGGACGGTGAAACGGGTGACGCTGGAACTGGGCGGCAATGACGCGGCGATCGTGCTGGACGATGTGGATGCGCGCAAGGTGGCGCACAAAGTCTATCAGGGCGCGATGACCAATGCCGGGCAGATCTGCGTCGCGGTGAAGCGCGCCTATGTGCCCGCGCCCATGTATGACGATTTCTGCGACGAACTGGCGAAGCTGGCCAAGGAAGCGATCGTCGACGACGGCGCCAAGCAGGGGACGACCATCGGACCGGTGCAGAACAAGATGCAGTTCGACAAGGTCAGCGCGCTCATCGCCGACGCCAAGCAGCGCGGCACGGTGCTGGCCGGTGGCGAGCCGCTGAACCGGCCGGGCTATTTCATTGCGCCCACCATCGTCCGCGATCTGGACGAGGACGCGCCGCTGGTGCGTGAGGAACAGTTCGGTCCGGTGCTGCCGGTGCTGAAATATGACGATATCGACGATGTCATCGCCCGCGCCAACGACAGCGACTATGGTCTGGCCGGGACCGTGTGGGGCAAGGATGTCGCGCGCGCGACCGAAATCGCGATGAAGATCGACACCGGCACGGTCTGGGTCAACCAGCATCTGGCCATCGACGCCAACATCCCCTTCCGCGGGGTGAAGCAGTCGGGCCTGGGCGGCGAGCTGGGCGAGGCGGGGCTGCTGGAATATACCCAGGCGCATATCGTCAACATCGTGGCGCTCGAAGACGCCTGA
- a CDS encoding MarR family transcriptional regulator, whose translation MKQGGDLLSLVGYQLQQANLRLETDARAVLADFDLTPAKLTALILIRDNPGCDQTTLGRALSINRSSAMKLVNILVEKRLIERQPGRDLRTNALVLLPEGQRQVDAMLAAVHRSDTRMTARLSREDIQTLHNLLTRLGPATGAAED comes from the coding sequence ATGAAACAGGGAGGCGATCTTCTCTCGCTTGTCGGCTATCAGCTTCAGCAGGCCAATTTGCGGCTGGAAACGGATGCGCGGGCGGTCTTGGCCGATTTCGACCTGACACCGGCCAAGCTCACGGCCCTCATCCTGATCCGCGACAATCCGGGCTGCGACCAGACCACCTTGGGGCGTGCGCTCAGTATCAACCGATCGAGCGCGATGAAGCTGGTCAATATTCTGGTTGAAAAGAGGTTGATCGAACGGCAGCCCGGCCGGGACTTGCGCACCAATGCGCTGGTCCTGCTGCCGGAAGGGCAGCGACAGGTCGACGCGATGCTGGCGGCGGTACACCGGTCCGACACCCGCATGACCGCGCGGCTGAGCCGGGAGGACATCCAGACGCTGCACAATCTGCTCACCCGGCTTGGTCCGGCGACGGGCGCGGCGGAGGATTGA
- a CDS encoding acetate--CoA ligase family protein, which produces MTPLAEEVRVTEAVCLDAVEGLDPNIAAPSLDRLLRPRSVAIVGASDKPGALGASVLANLLRQGFGGAIHLVNPKRTEIGGRPCVASVDDLPDAVDVAVLAIPRAGVLDAVRGLARRGVGAAVIFSAGFAEDGPQGLADQQEIARVAREAGMVVEGPNCLGLVNFRDNISLTFIEMPEARAQGDRRVGIVSQSGAMAAVLATTMIHRDVPLSCYISTGNEAASGIEDYLTYLVAQLDTAVIGLIAEHVRDPARFLTAARAARSAGKSVVLLHPGRSAAGAASAATHTGAMAGDHAVMAVHVQRAGVILVDSLEELGDVVEILARSPEAGIGGAGVIAESGAFKAMMLDLAEAVDLDLPKLTDADSPALRAALPDFVPVTNPMDITAQGLVDPGLYGRTLAALAQDDRIGTILLTLIQTDTGTSHIKFAAVLDALKAIGQGTELPKPIIIGGVDEGGGVFADDLAALRRAGVTYLPTAERMLRALARIATHRKRDAATAPLDAQPVVGLAQVGSTIPEHRSKAIMGAQGIAFPAFELVQSVVEAVAAADRLGYPVVLKAQSPELPHKSDAGGVIVGLADAQALAQGWEKLLANLAASRPGLALDGVLVEGMAARGVELIVGARNDPHWGPTILVGFGGVAAELLHDVRLLPPDLTRDAIIAEIRKLRMAPLLDGFRGAPAMDIGAVADIVQRLGKMVAATPAIREVDLNPVIVYPQGQGALALDALISL; this is translated from the coding sequence ATGACGCCGCTCGCGGAGGAGGTGCGTGTGACGGAAGCTGTTTGCCTGGATGCCGTGGAAGGGCTGGACCCGAATATTGCGGCACCTTCCCTGGACCGTCTCTTGCGCCCCAGGTCGGTGGCAATCGTGGGCGCGTCCGACAAGCCGGGCGCACTGGGCGCTTCGGTCCTCGCCAATCTGCTGCGACAGGGGTTTGGCGGTGCGATCCACCTGGTCAATCCCAAGCGGACGGAGATAGGCGGACGGCCCTGCGTCGCTTCGGTCGATGATCTGCCGGATGCCGTCGATGTCGCCGTCCTGGCCATTCCCCGCGCCGGCGTGCTCGATGCGGTGCGCGGCCTTGCCCGCCGCGGTGTCGGCGCCGCCGTGATCTTCTCCGCCGGCTTTGCCGAGGACGGGCCGCAGGGCCTGGCCGACCAGCAGGAAATCGCCCGCGTCGCCCGTGAAGCCGGCATGGTGGTCGAAGGCCCCAATTGCCTGGGCCTGGTCAATTTCCGCGACAATATCTCGCTGACCTTCATCGAAATGCCCGAAGCACGGGCGCAGGGCGACCGGCGCGTCGGCATCGTCTCCCAATCGGGCGCGATGGCGGCGGTGCTGGCGACGACCATGATCCACCGCGACGTGCCGCTGAGCTGCTATATCTCGACGGGCAACGAAGCGGCGAGCGGGATCGAGGATTATCTCACCTATCTGGTGGCCCAGCTCGACACCGCCGTCATCGGCCTGATCGCCGAACATGTGCGCGACCCGGCCCGCTTCCTCACCGCCGCCCGCGCGGCCCGTTCCGCCGGGAAATCGGTGGTCCTGCTTCATCCCGGCCGCAGCGCGGCGGGCGCGGCAAGCGCCGCCACCCACACCGGCGCGATGGCGGGCGATCATGCGGTCATGGCCGTCCATGTCCAGCGCGCGGGCGTCATCCTGGTCGATTCACTGGAGGAACTGGGCGACGTGGTGGAAATCCTCGCCCGATCGCCCGAAGCCGGCATCGGCGGCGCGGGCGTCATCGCCGAATCCGGCGCGTTCAAGGCGATGATGCTCGACCTTGCCGAAGCGGTCGATCTCGACCTGCCGAAGCTGACCGACGCCGACAGCCCGGCCCTGCGCGCGGCCTTGCCCGATTTCGTGCCCGTCACCAACCCGATGGATATCACCGCCCAGGGCCTGGTCGATCCCGGCCTCTACGGCCGTACCCTCGCCGCACTGGCGCAGGACGACCGGATCGGCACCATCCTCCTCACCCTGATCCAGACCGATACCGGCACGTCGCACATCAAGTTCGCCGCCGTGCTGGACGCGCTCAAGGCGATCGGCCAGGGGACTGAGCTGCCCAAGCCGATCATCATCGGCGGCGTGGATGAGGGCGGCGGTGTCTTCGCCGACGATCTGGCGGCGCTGCGCCGGGCGGGCGTCACCTATCTGCCGACCGCCGAACGGATGCTCCGCGCGCTGGCACGCATCGCCACGCATCGCAAGCGCGACGCCGCTACGGCCCCGCTCGATGCCCAGCCCGTCGTCGGTCTGGCGCAGGTCGGCAGCACCATCCCCGAACATCGGTCCAAGGCGATCATGGGCGCGCAGGGCATCGCCTTCCCCGCCTTCGAACTGGTCCAATCCGTGGTCGAAGCGGTCGCCGCCGCCGATCGCCTCGGCTACCCCGTGGTGCTCAAGGCCCAGTCGCCCGAACTGCCGCACAAGAGCGATGCAGGCGGCGTCATCGTCGGCCTTGCCGACGCGCAGGCGCTGGCGCAGGGCTGGGAAAAGCTGCTGGCCAATCTCGCCGCCTCCCGTCCCGGCCTCGCGCTCGACGGGGTGCTGGTGGAGGGCATGGCGGCCAGGGGCGTCGAACTGATCGTCGGCGCGCGTAACGATCCGCATTGGGGACCGACCATCCTGGTCGGCTTTGGCGGGGTCGCGGCCGAACTGCTGCACGACGTCCGTCTGCTCCCGCCGGACTTGACGCGCGACGCGATTATCGCCGAAATCCGCAAGCTGCGCATGGCGCCGTTGCTGGACGGCTTCCGTGGCGCGCCAGCGATGGACATCGGGGCGGTCGCCGACATCGTCCAGCGCCTTGGGAAGATGGTCGCCGCGACGCCCGCCATTCGTGAGGTCGATCTCAACCCGGTGATCGTCTATCCGCAGGGGCAGGGCGCGCTCGCGCTGGACGCGCTCATCTCTCTCTGA
- a CDS encoding MFS transporter — MSNVSPPADDPRTILADNPMRLRQGIAIAICFLLNALDGFDILAVTFAAPGIARDWGIGPREVGIIVSSGLVGMVIGSLTLGQLADRIGRRRQILLCLAIIIPGMVACAFATGVVMLSLLRALTGLGLGAMLAAINAMAAEFANRRRRDLAVSIMAAGYPVGGIIGGWGAAQLLRSHGWETIFLFGGVATALMVPLVLLFLPESIGWLATRGGSDALARINAILRRLGQPLAGRIVALDQPRASMGALFAGRYRVMTIALILMYGLHMMTFYYALGWAPSLVAALGFDPSRATIVSVAMNMGGAIGGLTLGFLSPRLGLRPLVIFGLAGAAIAVSIFGAVPANFLLLQIAAFFLGFLSNGAVVGLYALIANVYPTTLRATGTGTVIGFGRFGAAFGPFVAGQLLAAGAGRGVTSMLLALGSGLAAIVLLLIQIRTAEEDGAQPGAA; from the coding sequence ATGTCCAACGTCAGCCCACCTGCGGACGATCCACGCACCATCCTGGCCGACAATCCGATGCGGTTGCGACAGGGCATCGCGATCGCGATCTGCTTCCTGCTGAACGCGCTCGATGGCTTCGACATCCTTGCCGTGACCTTCGCCGCGCCGGGCATCGCCAGGGATTGGGGCATCGGCCCGCGCGAAGTCGGCATCATCGTGTCCTCCGGACTGGTCGGCATGGTGATCGGATCGCTGACGCTGGGCCAGCTTGCCGACCGGATCGGGCGGCGACGGCAGATATTGCTGTGCCTTGCCATCATCATTCCGGGCATGGTCGCCTGCGCCTTCGCGACCGGTGTCGTGATGCTCAGCCTGCTGCGCGCGCTGACCGGGCTGGGCCTGGGCGCCATGCTCGCCGCGATCAACGCCATGGCGGCGGAGTTCGCCAACCGCCGCCGCCGCGACCTTGCGGTCAGCATCATGGCGGCGGGCTATCCGGTCGGCGGCATCATCGGCGGCTGGGGCGCGGCGCAATTGCTGCGCAGCCATGGCTGGGAAACCATCTTCCTCTTCGGCGGCGTCGCGACCGCGCTGATGGTGCCGCTTGTCCTGCTCTTCCTGCCTGAATCGATCGGCTGGCTGGCGACGCGCGGCGGGTCCGACGCACTGGCGCGGATCAATGCGATCCTGCGCCGCCTGGGCCAGCCGCTCGCCGGCCGGATCGTTGCGCTGGATCAGCCCAGGGCGTCGATGGGCGCGCTGTTCGCCGGGCGCTATCGCGTCATGACGATCGCGCTCATCCTCATGTACGGGTTGCACATGATGACCTTCTATTATGCGCTGGGCTGGGCGCCTTCGCTGGTGGCGGCGCTGGGTTTCGATCCGTCTCGCGCAACGATCGTGTCGGTGGCGATGAATATGGGCGGAGCGATCGGCGGTCTGACGCTGGGCTTCCTCTCGCCGCGCCTCGGCTTGCGGCCGCTGGTGATCTTCGGCCTGGCGGGCGCGGCGATTGCGGTCAGCATCTTCGGCGCGGTCCCGGCCAACTTCCTGCTGTTGCAGATCGCGGCCTTCTTCCTCGGCTTCCTCTCCAATGGAGCCGTGGTGGGCCTCTATGCGCTGATCGCCAATGTCTACCCCACCACATTGCGCGCAACCGGGACGGGCACGGTGATAGGCTTCGGCCGGTTCGGCGCGGCCTTCGGCCCCTTCGTAGCGGGGCAATTGCTCGCGGCCGGTGCGGGGCGGGGCGTCACCTCCATGCTGCTGGCCCTGGGTTCGGGCCTTGCCGCTATCGTGCTGCTGCTGATCCAGATCCGTACGGCGGAGGAGGATGGCGCACAGCCAGGCGCAGCCTGA
- a CDS encoding dihydroneopterin aldolase: MSEIYSATRVRVRDLPLLADIGINPDEIGRRQPLVISVELSLSSDRIEGISETVDYRRVAQAAEDLASVHIPLIETFAQRLGERCLAFPLVVEARVSVDKPFALTRGLAGVEVTVRR; this comes from the coding sequence ATGAGTGAGATATATAGCGCGACCAGGGTGCGGGTGCGCGATCTGCCGCTGCTGGCGGACATCGGCATCAATCCCGACGAGATCGGGCGGCGGCAGCCGCTGGTGATCTCCGTCGAACTCAGCTTGTCCAGCGACCGGATCGAAGGGATCAGCGAGACGGTCGATTATCGCCGGGTGGCGCAGGCGGCCGAGGATCTGGCGTCGGTCCACATCCCGCTGATCGAGACCTTCGCCCAGCGGCTGGGGGAACGTTGCCTGGCTTTCCCGTTGGTGGTCGAGGCGCGGGTGAGCGTCGACAAACCCTTTGCCCTGACACGGGGGCTTGCCGGGGTCGAGGTGACGGTTCGGCGTTAG
- a CDS encoding tetrahydrofolate dehydrogenase/cyclohydrolase catalytic domain-containing protein, with the protein MAQIIDGRAMARALSAETTARVEALRTRTGHAPALAVVLVGGDPASEVYVRRKIAECCKAGILSVEHRLPADTAQATLLDLIERLNLDGDIDGILIQLPLPEQIDAALVLDRIDPAKDVDGFHPVNVGRLSTGTGGLVPCTPLGVMKLLDSVVDDYRGLDVVVIGKSNIVGKPVAMLLLEREATVTVTHIETRGLPDVARKADIIVAAAGVPHLVRGYWVKPGAIVIDVGITRIMQEDGSTRLVGDCAMEELAHARAVTPVPGGVGPMTIACLLSNTVTAAERARHE; encoded by the coding sequence ATGGCGCAGATCATCGACGGGCGCGCCATGGCGCGCGCCCTGTCGGCGGAAACGACCGCGCGGGTGGAGGCGCTGCGCACGCGCACCGGCCATGCCCCGGCGCTGGCGGTCGTGCTGGTCGGCGGCGATCCTGCCAGCGAGGTCTATGTCCGGCGAAAGATCGCGGAGTGCTGCAAGGCCGGCATCCTGTCGGTGGAGCATCGGCTGCCCGCCGACACGGCGCAGGCGACGTTGCTGGACCTGATCGAGCGGCTGAACCTGGACGGCGATATAGACGGCATCCTGATCCAGTTGCCGTTGCCTGAGCAGATCGACGCGGCGCTGGTGCTCGACCGGATCGACCCGGCCAAGGACGTGGACGGATTCCATCCGGTCAATGTCGGACGGCTGTCAACCGGCACAGGCGGCCTTGTCCCCTGTACGCCGCTGGGCGTGATGAAGCTGCTGGACAGCGTGGTCGATGATTATCGCGGGCTGGACGTGGTGGTCATCGGCAAGTCGAACATCGTCGGCAAGCCCGTCGCCATGCTGTTGCTGGAGCGGGAAGCGACCGTCACCGTCACGCATATCGAAACGCGCGGCCTGCCCGATGTCGCACGCAAGGCCGACATCATCGTCGCGGCCGCCGGCGTGCCGCATCTGGTGCGCGGCTATTGGGTGAAACCGGGCGCGATCGTGATCGATGTGGGCATTACGCGGATCATGCAGGAAGACGGATCGACCCGGCTCGTCGGCGATTGCGCCATGGAGGAGCTGGCCCATGCAAGGGCGGTGACGCCAGTGCCGGGCGGCGTCGGCCCGATGACCATCGCCTGCCTGCTGAGCAATACAGTGACGGCAGCGGAAAGGGCGCGGCATGAGTGA
- the purU gene encoding formyltetrahydrofolate deformylase codes for MTEICTLTLQCDDRPGLVADVATFLMQQGGNITDAQQYNDKLTDRFFMRVEFEIAEGSIDALRDGFGPLAQARAMDWTLRRRSERQKVLLLVSKFDHCLGDLLYRWRIGELDMEVVGIVSNHPRHVLTTSLMGDLPYHHLPITKDTKAQQEAQIKGIVDQTGAGLIVLARYMQILSDDLAAFLSGRCINIHHSFLPGFKGAKPYHQAHERGVKMIGATAHYVTADLDEGPIIHQDVEAINHADTPDDLVRKGRDIERRVLATAVQHHLQGRVFQNGARTVVFKA; via the coding sequence GTGACTGAAATCTGCACCCTGACCCTGCAATGCGACGACCGGCCCGGCCTGGTCGCCGATGTCGCGACTTTCCTGATGCAGCAGGGCGGCAACATCACCGATGCGCAGCAATATAATGACAAGCTGACCGACCGATTCTTCATGCGGGTGGAATTCGAGATCGCGGAAGGCAGCATCGATGCGTTGCGGGACGGGTTCGGGCCGCTGGCGCAGGCGCGCGCCATGGACTGGACGCTGCGCCGCCGCAGCGAGCGGCAGAAGGTGCTGCTGCTGGTCAGCAAGTTCGACCATTGCCTGGGCGACCTTCTCTATCGCTGGCGCATCGGCGAGCTGGACATGGAGGTGGTCGGCATCGTCAGCAACCATCCCCGGCATGTACTGACGACGTCGCTGATGGGCGACCTGCCCTATCATCACCTGCCGATCACCAAAGACACAAAGGCGCAGCAGGAAGCGCAGATCAAGGGAATCGTGGACCAGACGGGCGCGGGCCTGATCGTGCTGGCGCGCTATATGCAGATATTGTCGGATGACCTGGCCGCCTTTCTGTCGGGCCGCTGCATCAATATCCACCACAGCTTCCTGCCCGGCTTCAAGGGCGCCAAACCCTATCACCAGGCGCATGAGCGCGGGGTCAAGATGATCGGCGCGACCGCCCATTATGTGACCGCCGACCTGGACGAAGGGCCGATCATCCATCAGGATGTGGAGGCGATCAACCATGCCGACACGCCCGACGACCTGGTGCGCAAGGGCCGCGACATAGAGCGGCGCGTGCTGGCCACCGCCGTGCAGCATCATCTTCAGGGGCGGGTCTTCCAGAATGGCGCACGCACCGTCGTCTTCAAAGCCTGA
- a CDS encoding methylenetetrahydrofolate reductase: MTLPSIHPNWDLPPKGMTDGYSLEITAKDIEALAQAAPAMPAETPVAVTFLPGESLEARIAAAKAVRDLGFEPMPHFSARRLESGDDFETYLAAVVREAGVRRCFVIAGDPPEAAGPYADSMALIRTGAFERAGIKAIGVGGHPEGHPNMTPDQTFEVLTAKCGEIASRDMAPLIVTQFGFDAAPILRWLVELRARGIDAPVRIGVPGPAGIKTLMRFAARCGVGASTTVLAKYGISITKLIGTAGPDKLVDALANGLGPQHGKLRLHFYPFGGLTRTVEWINDYTARH; the protein is encoded by the coding sequence ATGACCCTGCCGTCGATCCATCCGAACTGGGATTTGCCGCCCAAGGGCATGACCGACGGCTATTCCCTGGAAATCACCGCCAAGGACATAGAGGCGTTGGCGCAGGCCGCGCCAGCCATGCCCGCCGAAACGCCGGTAGCCGTCACCTTCCTGCCCGGCGAATCGCTGGAAGCGCGGATCGCCGCGGCGAAGGCGGTGCGCGACCTGGGGTTCGAGCCGATGCCGCATTTTTCCGCGCGCCGGCTGGAATCGGGCGATGATTTCGAGACCTATCTGGCCGCCGTCGTGCGGGAGGCGGGGGTGCGGCGCTGCTTCGTCATCGCCGGCGATCCGCCGGAGGCCGCCGGCCCCTATGCCGACAGCATGGCGCTGATCCGCACCGGCGCGTTCGAGCGCGCGGGGATCAAGGCGATCGGCGTGGGCGGCCATCCCGAAGGCCATCCCAACATGACGCCGGACCAGACGTTCGAGGTGCTGACCGCCAAATGCGGTGAGATCGCCAGCCGGGACATGGCGCCGCTGATCGTCACCCAGTTCGGTTTCGACGCCGCGCCGATCCTGCGGTGGCTGGTCGAGCTGCGCGCGCGCGGAATCGACGCGCCGGTGCGGATCGGCGTGCCCGGTCCGGCGGGCATCAAGACGCTGATGCGCTTTGCCGCGCGGTGCGGCGTCGGCGCATCGACCACCGTGCTGGCCAAATATGGCATCTCGATCACCAAGCTGATCGGCACCGCCGGTCCCGACAAGCTGGTCGATGCCCTTGCGAACGGATTGGGACCGCAGCATGGCAAGCTGCGCCTGCATTTCTATCCCTTCGGCGGCCTGACCCGCACGGTCGAATGGATCAACGATTACACGGCCCGCCACTGA
- a CDS encoding alpha/beta hydrolase has protein sequence MSAKSFDRSLERGAKPPLVILPGLICDSRMFGETLAAFPGSMVVDGFYNGADRIEAMADHALAHMPERCALLGHSMGARVALEVLRKAPERVARLALVDTGVHPLKPGEREGRYHLRDIGRARGMAALVGEWLPPMMAADSLRDAALVDRLYAMAVAAGLTIFEAQIEALLNRPSVDALLPTIVCPTFAIVGQEDIWSPVAQHRAIAAAIPGAHLRVVPGVGHMMPAEAPLAFNQILGEWLDQPSPNDNVNFQYCVEGEV, from the coding sequence ATGAGTGCGAAATCATTCGACAGGTCATTGGAACGGGGCGCGAAGCCGCCGCTTGTCATCCTTCCGGGGCTGATCTGTGATTCGCGCATGTTCGGCGAGACGCTGGCCGCCTTTCCCGGCAGCATGGTCGTCGACGGCTTCTATAATGGCGCCGACCGGATCGAGGCGATGGCCGACCATGCGCTCGCCCACATGCCGGAACGCTGCGCGCTGCTCGGTCATTCCATGGGCGCGCGGGTCGCGCTGGAAGTGCTGCGCAAGGCGCCGGAGCGGGTTGCGCGGCTGGCGCTGGTCGATACCGGCGTTCATCCGCTGAAGCCCGGTGAGCGCGAAGGCCGCTATCATCTGCGCGACATTGGCCGCGCGCGCGGCATGGCGGCGCTGGTCGGCGAATGGCTGCCGCCGATGATGGCCGCCGATTCGCTGCGTGACGCAGCGCTGGTGGACCGGCTCTACGCCATGGCCGTCGCGGCGGGCCTTACGATCTTCGAAGCGCAGATCGAGGCGCTGCTCAACCGGCCGTCGGTCGATGCGCTGCTGCCGACCATTGTCTGTCCGACCTTCGCGATCGTCGGGCAGGAAGATATATGGTCCCCCGTTGCCCAGCATCGGGCGATCGCCGCCGCAATCCCCGGCGCGCATCTGCGCGTCGTGCCGGGGGTGGGCCATATGATGCCGGCGGAAGCACCGCTGGCCTTCAATCAGATCTTGGGGGAATGGCTGGACCAGCCATCCCCCAACGACAATGTGAACTTTCAATATTGTGTCGAAGGAGAGGTTTGA